A window of the Cystobacter fuscus genome harbors these coding sequences:
- a CDS encoding aminoglycoside phosphotransferase family protein, whose protein sequence is MELEAALRDQVGKAIGRPVPQAPITKLKGDASNRSYYRVGTAPESWVLMVMPLDASKKSEEASKGEPSKELPFINVHRYLEGLGIRVPRILRYDEPAGMMVLEDLTDRTFEAALEGGKHRDELYTRAVDLLARLRAQAERHVDPQCLAFTRAFDEDLYDWELHHFREWGMEAWSGKKPTDAERAELDRVFRDIARHLAAAPRGFTHRDYQSRNIMVKDGELVVIDFQDALQGPRQYDLVALLRDSYVELDRGFVDAMLDRYIATFAQLTGERIEPQGFKAFFDLLTLQRKMKDAGRFEFINRVKGNPGFLVSIPASLRYVRDAFERRPEMGGLRKLVAKYVPELG, encoded by the coding sequence ATGGAACTCGAGGCCGCGCTGCGCGACCAGGTCGGGAAGGCCATTGGCCGCCCCGTGCCCCAGGCTCCCATCACCAAGCTCAAGGGCGATGCGAGCAACCGCTCGTACTACCGTGTGGGCACCGCGCCAGAGAGCTGGGTGTTGATGGTGATGCCGCTCGATGCCTCGAAGAAGAGCGAGGAGGCATCCAAGGGCGAGCCGTCCAAGGAGCTGCCCTTCATCAACGTGCACCGCTACCTCGAGGGACTGGGCATCCGCGTGCCGCGCATCCTGCGCTACGACGAGCCCGCCGGGATGATGGTGCTGGAGGACCTGACGGACAGGACGTTCGAGGCGGCGCTCGAGGGCGGCAAGCACCGCGACGAGCTGTACACCCGGGCGGTGGATCTGCTCGCGCGCCTGCGCGCCCAGGCCGAGCGCCACGTGGACCCCCAGTGCCTCGCCTTCACGCGCGCCTTCGACGAGGACCTCTACGACTGGGAGCTGCACCACTTCCGGGAGTGGGGCATGGAGGCGTGGAGCGGGAAGAAGCCCACGGACGCCGAGCGCGCCGAGCTGGACCGCGTCTTCCGCGACATCGCCAGGCATCTGGCCGCCGCGCCCCGGGGCTTCACGCACCGTGACTACCAGAGCCGCAACATCATGGTGAAGGACGGAGAGCTGGTGGTCATCGACTTCCAGGACGCGCTCCAGGGCCCGCGCCAGTACGATCTCGTGGCGCTGCTGCGCGACAGCTACGTGGAGCTGGACCGCGGCTTCGTGGACGCCATGCTCGACCGGTACATCGCCACGTTCGCGCAGCTCACGGGCGAGCGCATCGAGCCCCAGGGCTTCAAGGCCTTCTTCGATCTGCTCACGCTGCAGCGCAAGATGAAGGACGCGGGCCGCTTCGAGTTCATCAACCGCGTGAAGGGCAACCCGGGCTTCCTGGTGTCCATCCCCGCGTCGCTGCGCTACGTGCGCGACGCCTTCGAGCGGCGGCCGGAGATGGGCGGGCTGCGCAAGCTGGTGGCGAAGTACGTGCCCGAGCTGGGCTGA
- a CDS encoding pyridoxal-phosphate dependent enzyme, translating to MDIHDNILSAIGHTPLVKLQRLVGPNDATVLVKCEFMNPGASIKDRMALYIIEKAEREGKLKPGGTIVENTSGNTGMGVALAAAVKGYKCIFTMPDKMSLEKINRLKAFGAQVVVTPTNVPAEDPRSYYETAKRIHRETPGAFMLNQYHNPDNIEAHYKITGPEILEQTEGKIDYFVSGLGTGGTMSGAGKFLKEKIPGLKNVGVDPEGSVYEGYFKTGKLTEPHVYKVEGIGEDMLCGAMDFKVLDDVRQVDDRQSFVAARRLAREEGIFAGGSAGAAVHVAVQLAKEVGKGKTIVVILPDTGMSYISKFHSDEWMRDNGFMEEKGAGTVRDLLQGKKKDVITARKGQRVDQVVETMRQRGISQMPVLAEDGRALGMIHEYDLLNALVANQVKFADTIDSIVTPLQGVVAPETSLNRLREVFNQDKVAVVKEGEKVLAVITKIDLIEHLHRVAG from the coding sequence ATGGACATCCACGACAACATCCTTTCGGCGATTGGCCACACCCCCCTGGTCAAGCTGCAGCGCCTGGTCGGTCCGAACGACGCGACGGTGCTGGTGAAATGCGAGTTCATGAATCCCGGCGCGTCCATCAAGGACCGGATGGCGCTCTACATCATCGAGAAGGCCGAGCGAGAGGGGAAGCTCAAGCCTGGCGGCACCATCGTGGAGAACACCTCGGGCAACACGGGCATGGGCGTGGCGCTGGCCGCGGCGGTCAAGGGCTACAAGTGCATCTTCACCATGCCGGACAAGATGTCGCTGGAGAAGATCAACCGCCTGAAGGCCTTTGGCGCGCAGGTGGTGGTGACGCCCACGAACGTGCCGGCCGAGGATCCGCGCAGCTACTACGAGACGGCCAAGCGCATCCACCGGGAGACCCCGGGCGCGTTCATGCTCAACCAGTACCACAACCCCGACAACATCGAGGCGCACTACAAGATCACCGGGCCGGAGATCCTCGAGCAGACGGAGGGGAAGATCGACTACTTCGTGTCGGGCCTGGGCACGGGCGGCACGATGAGCGGCGCGGGCAAGTTCCTCAAGGAGAAGATCCCCGGCCTGAAGAACGTGGGCGTGGATCCGGAGGGCTCCGTCTACGAGGGCTACTTCAAGACGGGCAAGCTGACCGAGCCGCACGTCTACAAGGTCGAGGGCATCGGCGAGGACATGCTGTGCGGCGCCATGGACTTCAAGGTGCTGGACGACGTGCGCCAGGTGGATGACCGTCAGAGCTTCGTGGCGGCGCGGCGGCTGGCGCGCGAGGAGGGCATCTTCGCGGGTGGCTCGGCGGGCGCGGCGGTGCACGTGGCGGTGCAGCTCGCCAAGGAAGTGGGCAAGGGCAAGACGATCGTCGTCATCCTCCCCGACACCGGCATGAGCTACATCAGCAAGTTCCACTCGGACGAGTGGATGCGCGACAACGGCTTCATGGAGGAGAAGGGCGCGGGCACGGTGCGCGATCTGCTCCAGGGCAAGAAGAAGGACGTCATCACCGCGCGCAAGGGCCAGCGCGTGGACCAGGTGGTGGAGACGATGCGCCAGCGCGGCATCAGCCAGATGCCGGTGCTCGCCGAGGACGGCCGCGCGCTCGGGATGATCCACGAGTACGATCTGCTCAACGCGCTGGTGGCCAACCAGGTGAAGTTCGCGGACACCATCGACAGCATCGTCACGCCGCTGCAGGGCGTGGTGGCGCCGGAGACGAGCCTCAACCGGCTGCGCGAGGTGTTCAACCAGGACAAGGTCGCCGTGGTGAAGGAGGGCGAGAAGGTGCTCGCCGTCATCACGAAGATCGATCTCATCGAGCACCTGCACCGCGTGGCGGGCTGA
- a CDS encoding tetratricopeptide repeat protein, translated as MANDDKALEALRELAGRKDADAFAWLNLGHALLTRGRFEDAAAAFERALRLQPEEPSGLISLGMARQALGKGEEALRHFLKATEVDPGDYRAPLLAARLLVHQGQLNRALAMMKQALERVPDKAELYPELIKLYLLLGETKGAMRTAAEFRTHSPRSAEAAYLHGLTNMMMGHTQEAERLLDASLSLDPKGLDARLALANMRRMEGDEVGALKWLEEAWKLDPQAPGPANELAVLFMSRPGGSAQAVQLLGLALGAHPDEPSLNLNMALALADSDVPKAREHALRAKARGPKGIREQAERLLSRLS; from the coding sequence ATGGCGAACGACGACAAGGCGCTCGAGGCGCTGCGGGAACTGGCGGGCAGGAAGGACGCGGATGCCTTCGCGTGGCTCAACCTCGGGCATGCCCTGCTGACTCGCGGGCGGTTCGAGGACGCCGCGGCGGCGTTCGAGCGCGCGCTGCGGCTGCAACCCGAGGAGCCCTCGGGCCTCATCTCCCTGGGCATGGCGCGGCAGGCGCTAGGCAAGGGAGAGGAGGCCCTGCGGCACTTCCTGAAGGCCACCGAGGTGGACCCGGGTGACTACCGGGCGCCCCTGCTCGCCGCGCGGCTGCTCGTCCATCAGGGCCAGCTCAACCGGGCCCTGGCGATGATGAAGCAGGCCCTGGAGCGGGTGCCGGACAAGGCGGAGCTCTACCCCGAGCTCATCAAGCTCTATCTGCTGCTGGGCGAGACGAAGGGCGCGATGCGCACGGCCGCCGAGTTCCGCACGCACAGCCCGCGCAGTGCCGAGGCGGCCTACCTGCACGGCCTGACGAACATGATGATGGGCCACACGCAGGAGGCCGAGCGGTTGTTGGACGCCTCGCTGTCGTTGGACCCGAAGGGCCTCGATGCGCGCCTGGCGCTGGCGAACATGCGCCGCATGGAGGGCGACGAGGTGGGCGCGCTGAAGTGGTTGGAGGAGGCCTGGAAGCTCGATCCCCAGGCGCCGGGGCCTGCGAACGAGCTGGCGGTGCTCTTCATGTCCCGGCCCGGGGGCTCGGCCCAGGCCGTGCAGCTCCTGGGGTTGGCGCTCGGGGCCCATCCCGACGAGCCGAGCCTGAACCTCAACATGGCGCTGGCGCTCGCCGACAGTGATGTGCCCAAGGCACGCGAGCACGCGCTCCGGGCCAAGGCGCGGGGGCCAAAGGGCATCCGGGAGCAGGCGGAGCGGCTGCTGTCCCGCCTGTCCTAG
- a CDS encoding cystathionine gamma-synthase produces MRFDTLAIHAGQEPDPTTGAIMTPVYLTSTYVQDGPGEHKGYEYSRTQNPTRKALQECLAALEGAKHGFAFASGLAGTAMLMHLLNAGDHVVVSDDVYGGTFRIFDKVFRRHGLEFSFVDLSRPESFEAAITPKTKMVWVESPTNPMLKLIDLARIAETAKKRGILSVCDNTFMTPYFQRPLELGFDVVAHSTTKYLNGHSDVVGGFVCTSDDELAQRMGFLQNAVGGVPGPMDCFLVLRGVKTLGVRMERHAQNAHKVAEFLVKHPKVGKATYPGLESHPQYALARKQMKGFGGMMTFDIKGGLDSARRFLKAVKVFACAESLGGVESLIEHPAIMTHASVPKETRELLGISDGLIRLSVGIEDAQDLIDDLKQALEVA; encoded by the coding sequence ATGCGCTTCGACACCCTCGCCATCCACGCCGGCCAGGAGCCGGATCCCACCACCGGTGCCATCATGACGCCGGTCTACCTGACCTCCACTTATGTCCAGGATGGTCCCGGTGAGCACAAGGGCTACGAGTACAGCCGGACCCAGAACCCCACCCGCAAGGCGCTCCAGGAGTGTCTGGCGGCGCTCGAGGGCGCGAAGCACGGCTTCGCCTTCGCCTCGGGCCTGGCCGGCACGGCCATGTTGATGCACCTGCTCAACGCGGGCGACCACGTCGTCGTCTCGGACGACGTGTACGGCGGCACCTTCCGCATCTTCGACAAGGTGTTCCGGCGCCATGGCCTGGAGTTCTCCTTCGTGGACCTGTCCCGCCCGGAGTCCTTCGAGGCCGCCATCACCCCGAAGACGAAGATGGTGTGGGTGGAGTCGCCCACCAACCCCATGCTCAAGCTCATCGACCTGGCGCGCATCGCCGAGACGGCGAAGAAGCGCGGGATTCTCTCGGTGTGTGACAACACCTTCATGACCCCGTACTTCCAGCGTCCGCTGGAGCTGGGCTTCGACGTGGTGGCGCACTCCACCACGAAGTACCTCAACGGGCACAGCGACGTGGTGGGCGGCTTCGTGTGCACGAGCGATGACGAGCTCGCCCAGCGCATGGGCTTCCTGCAGAACGCGGTGGGTGGCGTGCCCGGCCCCATGGACTGCTTCCTGGTGCTGCGCGGCGTCAAGACGCTCGGCGTGCGCATGGAGCGCCACGCGCAGAACGCCCACAAGGTGGCCGAGTTCCTCGTCAAGCACCCCAAGGTGGGCAAGGCCACCTACCCGGGTCTGGAGAGCCACCCCCAGTACGCGCTCGCCCGCAAGCAGATGAAGGGCTTTGGCGGCATGATGACCTTCGACATCAAGGGCGGTCTGGACTCCGCGCGCCGCTTCCTCAAGGCCGTCAAGGTGTTCGCCTGCGCCGAGTCGCTCGGTGGCGTGGAGTCGCTCATCGAGCACCCGGCCATCATGACGCACGCCTCCGTCCCCAAGGAGACGCGCGAGCTGCTCGGCATCTCCGATGGGCTCATCCGCCTGTCCGTGGGCATCGAGGACGCGCAGGACCTCATCGACGACCTGAAGCAGGCGCTCGAAGTGGCGTGA
- a CDS encoding class I SAM-dependent methyltransferase, whose amino-acid sequence MTTADQGAKAGEGMFANRLRKNVRHFRKWAKARGLTAFRVYDRDIPEYPYAVDLYGERVHLVEYPRRKAIKGGLEEQREEVLAAVKEVLDVPAAYIHVKTHLPQPWGRSQYGRVGESGERFVVEEQGLKFWVNLGDYLDTGLFMDHRLTRARVREEARGKSFLNLFCYTGAFTVYAAAGGATRTLSVDLSNTYLDWAEDNLALNGLSNARHTLLRGDALAWVLSQKDNPEETFDLVVCDPPSFSTSKRMQGTFNVQRDHVRMLEALGALMSPGGVLYFSTNFLGFELKDSAVRHYAKVEELTPGSIPEDFQRQHIHRCWRMVAPR is encoded by the coding sequence ATGACGACAGCGGACCAGGGCGCCAAGGCGGGGGAAGGAATGTTCGCCAACCGCCTGCGCAAGAACGTGCGGCACTTCCGCAAGTGGGCGAAGGCCCGGGGGCTCACCGCCTTCCGCGTCTATGACCGGGACATCCCCGAATACCCCTATGCCGTGGACCTCTACGGCGAGCGGGTGCACCTGGTGGAGTACCCCCGCCGCAAGGCCATCAAGGGAGGGCTGGAGGAGCAGCGCGAGGAGGTGCTGGCGGCGGTGAAGGAGGTGCTGGACGTGCCGGCGGCGTACATCCACGTGAAGACGCACCTGCCCCAGCCGTGGGGCCGCTCGCAGTACGGGCGGGTGGGCGAGAGCGGCGAGCGCTTCGTGGTGGAGGAGCAGGGACTGAAGTTCTGGGTGAACCTGGGGGACTACCTGGACACGGGCCTGTTCATGGACCACCGGCTGACGCGGGCCCGGGTGCGGGAGGAGGCCCGGGGCAAGAGCTTCCTCAACCTGTTCTGCTACACGGGCGCCTTCACCGTGTACGCCGCGGCGGGCGGGGCCACGCGCACCCTGAGCGTGGACCTGTCCAATACCTATCTCGACTGGGCCGAGGACAACCTGGCGCTCAATGGCCTGTCCAATGCGCGCCACACCCTGCTGCGCGGGGATGCGCTCGCCTGGGTGCTGTCCCAGAAAGACAACCCCGAGGAGACGTTCGACCTGGTGGTATGCGATCCGCCCTCCTTCTCCACGTCCAAGCGCATGCAGGGGACCTTCAACGTGCAGAGGGATCACGTGCGCATGTTGGAGGCGCTCGGCGCGCTGATGTCGCCCGGCGGAGTCCTCTACTTCTCCACCAACTTCCTGGGCTTCGAGCTGAAGGACTCCGCCGTGCGCCACTACGCGAAGGTGGAGGAACTCACCCCGGGCTCCATCCCCGAGGACTTCCAGCGCCAGCACATCCACCGCTGCTGGCGCATGGTGGCACCCCGCTGA